One Salvia splendens isolate huo1 chromosome 12, SspV2, whole genome shotgun sequence genomic window carries:
- the LOC121757435 gene encoding uncharacterized mitochondrial protein AtMg00810-like: protein MTSAKGSPTPMISSCELSKNIGEPISDAKLYRSIVGALQYAAITRPDINYAVNKVSQYMASPLDTHWRAVKRILRYLSDTLDFGIQIHRSNGILSVFSDSDWAADLDDRRSTAGFCTYFGNNLISWCVKKQTVVARSSTEAEYRSLAHAAAEVTWLSS from the coding sequence ATGACTAGTGCAAAAGGCAGCCCTACTCCTATGATTTCCAGTTGTGAGCTTAGCAAGAACATTGGTGAACCTATTTCTGATGCTAAGCTTTACAGAAGCATTGTAGGTGCTCTTCAATATGCAGCCATCACTAGGCCAGATATCAATTATGCTGTCAACAAGGTGAGTCAATACATGGCCTCACCTCTTGATACTCATTGGAGAGCTGTTAAACGCATTCTGAGATATCTATCAGACACTTTAGACTTTGGGATTCAAATTCATAGATCAAATGGCATTTTATCTGTTTTTTCTGATTCTGATTGGGCAGCAGACTTGGATGATAGGAGGTCTACTGCTGGCTTTTGTACTTATTTTGGTAACAACCTCATTTCATGGTGTGTGAAGAAACAAACGGTTGTGGCTAGGTCTAGTACTGAGGCTGAGTACAGAAGTCTAGCTCATGCTGCAGCTGAGGTTACTTGGCTTAGTTCATGA